One genomic window of Ficedula albicollis isolate OC2 chromosome 18, FicAlb1.5, whole genome shotgun sequence includes the following:
- the HN1 gene encoding hematological and neurological expressed 1 protein encodes MTTTATFQGMDPNGRNSSRVLRPPGGGSNFSLGFDEPQEQPVRRNKMASSIFGTPEENPPSWAKASGAKPGETRDSCESSGPQRTNSTEANCGDFVDPKGGDVGGDIFENTEADVEAAPGQSEEKSLPAAPVPSPVAPAPAPSRRNPPGGKSSLVLG; translated from the exons ATGACCACCACGGCCACGTTCCAGGGCATGGACCCCAAtggcaggaacagctccag AGTGCTGCGTCCTCCCGGCGGCGGCTCCAACTTCTCCCTGGGCTTTGATGAGCCCCAAGAGCAGCCTGTGAGGAGGAACAAAATGGCATCCAGCATCTTTGGAACTCCTGAGGAGAACCCACCTTCCTGGGCTAAAGCATCAG GGGCTAAGCCAGGTGAAACCAGAGACAGCTGTGAATCCTCTGGACCACAAAGAACAAACTCAACTGAGGCAAACTGTGGAGACTTCGTAGATCCCAAG GGAGGAGATGTTGGTGGTGACATTTTTG AAAACACTGAGGCTGATGTAGAAGCTGCCCCAGGTCAGAGTGAAGAAAagtccctgcctgctgcacctGTTCCTAGCCCAGTAGCACCAGCACCTGCACCCTCCAGGAGAAATCCACCCGGTGGCAAGTCCAGCCTAGTGCTCGGTTAA
- the SUMO2 gene encoding small ubiquitin-related modifier 2, translating into MLTSCFIPFLKSVGYYFFLLFPPQEGVKTENNDHINLKVAGQDGSVVQFKIKRHTPLSKLMKAYCERQGLSMRQIRFRFDGQPINETDTPAQLEMEDEDTIDVFQQQTGGVY; encoded by the exons ATGTTAACTTCTTGTTTcataccttttttaaaaagtgttggttactatttttttcttttatttcctccacAGGAAGGAGTGAAGACTGAAAACAATGACCACATTAATCTGAAGGTGGCAGGGCAAGATGGGTCTGTGGTGCAGTTTAAGATTAAGAGGCACACACCACTTAGTAAACTAATGAAAGCCTATTGTGAACGACAG GGGTTGTCGATGAGGCAAATCAGATTCCGGTTCGATGGGCAGCCAATTAATGAAACAGACACACCTGCACAG TTGGAAATGGAGGATGAAGATACAATTGATGTGTTCCAGCAGCAAACAGGAGGAGTTTactaa